The segment CCTCATCAGATCATTGCAGATCCGACAAGGTGTCTCCTCGACCAGGGGCTGCTCTGTTATGGCGTTGCCACGCGTGGCGGATGCGGAGCAATGTGTCCTCAAGCGGGCATGCCCTGCACCGGCTGTTATGGACCTGTTGAAGGCGTTGTTGATCAGGGTCTCCATTTCCTGACAGCTCTGGGATCTCTCATCGATTCTACAGACACCGAAGAAATAGCGCAGATTATTGATGAGATTGCCGATCCTGCTGGAACATTCTATAGATACAGTCTGCCTGTGTCACTGCTGAGGAGGGCGAAAACAATATGACTAAAATCATGATCAATCCTATCACCCGACTTGAAGGTCATGGGAAGATTGCAATATTCCTTGACGACGATGGAGAGGTTTCAAATGCATACCTCCAGATACCCGAGCTGAGAGGCTTCGAGAAATTCTGCGAAGGCCGTCCTGCTGAGGATATGCCTCAAATTATGCAACGAATATGCGGTGTCTGCCCCGAGGCGCACCACCTTGCTGCCACCAAGGCCTTAGATAATCTTTTTAAAGTTGAACCGACATCAACTGCCAAAAAACTTCGCGAACTCCTCTACAGTGCTTTTTTTGTAACAGACCATGCCACTCATTTTTACATTTTGGCTGGCCCTGATTTTATTATGGGGCCGGAATCCCCCCCTGCTGAAAGGAATATCCTGGGCGTTATCGGGAAAGTAGGAGTAGAGATAGGCAAGAAAGTAATCCAAACACGGCAACAAAACCATTGGGTCATTCAGACCATTGGCGGTAGAGGCATTCACCCTGTTTTCGGTTTACCTGGAGGCGTAAGCAAAATGCTCTCTGAAGAAAACCGGGCTAAAACTGAAGAAATAGCTGCACAGGGAGTGGAATTTGCAAGGTTCTCTTTGAAGATTTTTGAAGATCTGGTACTCAAGAACAAGGAGTATCTTGACATGGTGTTAAGCGATACCTATACCCATCGCACCTATTACATGGGACTTGTCGATGAAAATAACAAGGTCAATTTTTATGACGGCAAGGTCAGAGTGGTAGATCCTAACGGCAAGGAGTTTACAAAGTATTCACCAGCTGAATACCTTGATAATTTGTCCGAAAGAGTTGAACCATGGACATATTTGAAGTTCCCCTATTTGAAAAAAGTAGGATGGAAAGGTTTTATTGATGGAGAAACAAGCGGCATATATCGTGCAACCCCCCTATCCCGTCTTAACGCATCAGACGGCATGGCAACCCCGCTTGCACAGGAAGAGTATGAAAAAATGTATGCAGCTCTTGGCGGCAAGCCGGTGCATCACACGTTGGCTACTCACTGGGCAAGACTGATTGAGCTGCTGTTTGCGGCTGAAAGGATGCTTGAACTCAGCCGTGATCCTGAGATCACCGGGCCGAACATACGCAATATTCCAACAGAAACACCTGTTGAAGGAATTGGAATAGTAGAAGCGCCCCGCGGCACCCTGACCCACCATTACATAACTGATGAGAAAGGTCTTATAAAAAAATGTAACCTTATCGTAGGGACGACAAACAACTATGCGGCTATGTCCTTGACTATAAAGAAAGCTGCTCAGGGCATTATCCATAAGGGTACAGAAATAACAGAAGGACTGCTGAATCGAATCGAACTTGCCTGGCGGGCCTATGACCCATGCATGGGTTGTGCGACACACACCCTGCCCGGTGAGTTGCCCATAGAAATATCAGTATACGACGCTGACGGAACATTGATTGACGCAGTAAAGAGGTTTTGAGGGTTTTATGGAGAAGACCTTGGTTCTGGGTATCGGTAATTCAGTGCTCTGCGATGACGGAGTAGGAATTAGAGTAGCCACGGAAGTTGGCAAAAGGATCTCCGATCCTTCTGTTACAATCGCCGAAGCATGCCAGGGTGGACTTTTTCTTCTGGAGGCATTCCTGGGATATGATCACGTAGTGCTTATTGATGCAATCCAGACCAAAGGGGGAACTCCAGGTCAGGTTTATGATCTGCAGCCTGAG is part of the Pseudomonadota bacterium genome and harbors:
- a CDS encoding Ni/Fe hydrogenase subunit alpha; translated protein: MTKIMINPITRLEGHGKIAIFLDDDGEVSNAYLQIPELRGFEKFCEGRPAEDMPQIMQRICGVCPEAHHLAATKALDNLFKVEPTSTAKKLRELLYSAFFVTDHATHFYILAGPDFIMGPESPPAERNILGVIGKVGVEIGKKVIQTRQQNHWVIQTIGGRGIHPVFGLPGGVSKMLSEENRAKTEEIAAQGVEFARFSLKIFEDLVLKNKEYLDMVLSDTYTHRTYYMGLVDENNKVNFYDGKVRVVDPNGKEFTKYSPAEYLDNLSERVEPWTYLKFPYLKKVGWKGFIDGETSGIYRATPLSRLNASDGMATPLAQEEYEKMYAALGGKPVHHTLATHWARLIELLFAAERMLELSRDPEITGPNIRNIPTETPVEGIGIVEAPRGTLTHHYITDEKGLIKKCNLIVGTTNNYAAMSLTIKKAAQGIIHKGTEITEGLLNRIELAWRAYDPCMGCATHTLPGELPIEISVYDADGTLIDAVKRF
- a CDS encoding hydrogenase maturation protease translates to MEKTLVLGIGNSVLCDDGVGIRVATEVGKRISDPSVTIAEACQGGLFLLEAFLGYDHVVLIDAIQTKGGTPGQVYDLQPENFISALHLSSPHQVDFTTALELGKALGFPMPSSIDIVAVEAGDVTTFREKFTPEVEKAIPVAVEMALRKCPTHINHIRED